In the genome of Fundulus heteroclitus isolate FHET01 unplaced genomic scaffold, MU-UCD_Fhet_4.1 scaffold_36, whole genome shotgun sequence, one region contains:
- the LOC118559856 gene encoding meiosis-specific protein MEI4-like, which produces MEEGRSTGNGSSRAAWLLTQAQVAVAVGVIRSRPPGTSGREHAEELGRRMRRQEAAWRETAQVLRQEVLRLRQELLMSRSLVEAERSRQTTGLVPDDGHDLCPSCLGVEHLREALSDDACPNCSVMPRSVRLSRLAALQQPTNWVYRLGGRCAA; this is translated from the exons ATGGAGGAGGGACGGAGCACCGGGAACG GGTCCAGCCGGGCCGCCTGGCTCCTCACGCAGGCCCAGGTGGCGGTGGCGGTGGGCGTCATCAGGAGCAGACCCCCTGGCACCAGCGGCCGGGAGCACGCCGAGGAGCTGGGCCGCAGAATGAGGAGGCAGGAGGCGGCGTGGAGGGAGACGGCCCAGGTGCTGCGGCAGGAGGTGCTGAGGCTGAGGCAGGAGCTGCTGATGTCCAGGAGCCTGGTGGAGGCAGAGAGGAGCAGGCAGACGACAG GTCTGGTC CCCGACGACGGGCATGATTTGTGTCCCTCCTGTCTTGGTGTGGAACATCTCCGGGAGGCGCTGTCGGATGACGCCTGCCCCAACTGCTCCGTCATGCCCCGGTCGGTCAGGCTGAGTCGGTTGGCTGCGCTGCAGCAGCCTACCAACTGGGTCTACCGATTGGGCGGGCGCTGTGCCGCATAG
- the LOC105921810 gene encoding 5-hydroxytryptamine receptor 1B has translation METPASYGDLLNFSTNDTNSSPGSGAEERGSNLSFQATLALTLALITFATTLSNAFVIATIYQSRKLHTPANFLIASLALTDLLVSILVMPISALYTVVQTWPLGQVMCDIWLSSDITCCTASILHLCVIALDRYWAITDAVEYSKKRTAGRAAGMIATAWVIAISISLPPFFWRQVKAEEVTSCNVNTDHIFYTIYSTFGAFYIPTLLLICLYGRIYVEARKRILKQAQNKPGKRLTSAHLITNSPGSVASTTSLNYGTNDASSCDATSSPPNVNQVKVTVSDALLEKKRISAARERKATKTLGIILGAYIVCWLPFFIYTLLVPLCESCFHPGLFDVFTWLGYLNSLINPIIYTMSNEDFKQAFHKLMMRFRCCRA, from the coding sequence ATGGAGACGCCCGCCAGCTACGGAGATCTGCTGAACTTCTCCACCAATGACACCAACAGCAGTCCCGGCTCCGGGGCGGAGGAGCGGGGCTCCAACCTCTCTTTCCAGGCCACTCTGGCTCTGACTCTGGCTCTCATCACCTTCGCCACCACGCTCTCCAACGCCTTCGTCATCGCCACCATCTACCAGTCCCGGAAGCTGCACACTCCGGCCAACTTCCTGATCGCGTCCCTGGCACTCACCGACCTGCTGGTGTCCATCCTGGTGATGCCCATCAGCGCGCTCTACACGGTGGTCCAGACGTGGCCGCTGGGTCAGGTGATGTGCGACATCTGGCTGTCCTCCGACATCACCTGCTGCACCGCCTCCATCCTCCACCTGTGCGTCATTGCGCTGGACCGCTACTGGGCCATCACGGACGCCGTGGAGTACTCCAAGAAGCGCACGGCGGGGCGCGCAGCCGGCATGATCGCCACCGCCTGGGTCATCGCCATCTCCATCTCCCTGCCGCCGTTCTTCTGGCGCCAGGTGAAAGCGGAGGAGGTGACGAGCTGCAACGTCAACACGGACCACATCTTCTACACCATCTACTCCACCTTCGGCGCCTTCTACATCCCCACGCTGCTGCTCATCTGCCTGTACGGGCGGATCTACGTGGAGGCGCGGAAGCGCATCCTGAAGCAGGCGCAGAACAAGCCGGGGAAGAGGCTGACCTCTGCGCACCTGATCACCAACTCCCCCGGCTCCGtggcctccaccacctccctcAACTACGGCACGAACGACGCCTCCTCCTGTGACGCTACCTCATCCCCCCCCAATGTGAACCAAGTCAAAGTCACTGTGTCCGACGCGCTGCTGGAGAAGAAGCGCATCTCTGCGGCCCGGGAGAGGAAGGCCACCAAGACTCTGGGGATAATCCTGGGGGCCTACATCGTCTGCTGGCTGCCCTTTTTCATCTACACTCTCTTAGTGCCTCTCTGCGAGTCCTGCTTCCACCCGGGTCTGTTTGACGTCTTCACCTGGCTCGGTTACCTCAACTCTCTGATCAACCCCATCATCTACACCATGTCCAACGAGGACTTCAAGCAGGCTTTCCACAAACTCATGATGCGCTTCAGGTGCTGCAGGGCATGA